GACGTGGCGGACTTTGAGGCCAGGTTAAATAAACTTGTTACCGGGTTAACACAGAACCAATATGATGCCCTGCTTTTGCTCATGTACAATATCGGGGACAGGGCGCTCAGTACGTCAACAATGCTTAAACGGATCAAGTCAGGGCAAGGCGATATACGTGAGGCATGGTTAAGATGGAATAGGGCGGGCGGCAAGGTGGTGCAAGGCCTTACAAACAGGCGGGAAAAAGAACTAAAAATTTTCTTCGCATAAGTAGTTTGTTTTTAAAATAATTTATGCAATCAAAAGCCGAATTAGCAAGGGAGTATAGGGGGAAATACCCGAACTTTCCAAATTTAAAACTTGCAAGGATTATGTACAAAGAAAATAATCCACTGTTTAGTAATGTAGAAAACGCAAGGTCTATATTAAGGTATATAGAAGGTCAATATGGCAAAAGGAATCGCAAAGTGGTTAGTGATAAAAGTTATTTAACAAATGAACCACGAACATTAAACCCGTATCATTTACCTAAATCAGACGAAGTAGAT
This portion of the Chitinophagaceae bacterium genome encodes:
- a CDS encoding lysozyme, which gives rise to MTASDKFYGYLVDLEGLRLKAYLDSAGIPTIGIGTIRYPDGKAVKMGDTCTREQAVEYARHDVADFEARLNKLVTGLTQNQYDALLLLMYNIGDRALSTSTMLKRIKSGQGDIREAWLRWNRAGGKVVQGLTNRREKELKIFFA